In Camelina sativa cultivar DH55 chromosome 16, Cs, whole genome shotgun sequence, a single window of DNA contains:
- the LOC104751007 gene encoding carboxypeptidase SOL1-like isoform X2 translates to MINLRFVHRLLFLTAIYIFLPPTAARGGHSDYINPGYGNFSFHGIARNLFAQEELRPSLELTRGYMTNDDLEKAMKDFTKRCSKISRLYSIGKSVNGFPLWVIEISDRPGEIEAEPAFKYIGNVHGDEPVGRELLIRLANWICDNYKKDPLAQMIVENVHLHILPSLNPDGFSIRKRNNANDVDLNRDFPDQFSPVNDDLSLRQPETRAIMTWLRDTRFTASATLHGGALVANFPWDGTEDRRKYYYGCPDDEAYRFLARIYSKSHRNMSLSKEFKEGITNGASWYPIYGGMQDWNYIYGGCFELTLEISDNKWPRAPELPTIWDYNRKSMLNLVASIVKTGVHGRIFSLDQGKPLPGLVVVKGINYTVKAHQEYADYHRLLAPGQIYEGIRLSSYHHSIIPGIQAENSKCLVR, encoded by the exons ATGATCAATCTCAGATTCGTCCACCGCCTCCTATTTTTGACGGCGATCTATATCTTCCTTCCTCCGACCGCCGCTAGAGGCGGTCACTCCGACTATATCAACCCAG GTTATggaaattttagttttcatgGTATTGCGAGGAACTTATTTGCTCAAGAAGAGCTTCGACCGAG TTTGGAATTAACTCGAGGTTACATGACAAATGATGATCTTGAGAAAGCAATGAAAGATTTCACCAAAAGATGTAGCAAGATCTCGAGATTATACAG CATCGGAAAGAGTGTCAATGGATTTCCTTTG TGGGTCATAGAGATTTCAGACAGACCTGGAGAGATAGAGGCTGAACCTGCATTCaag TACATTGGGAATGTACATGGAGATGAACCTGTAGGGCGTGAGCTCTTAATACGTCTTGCAAACTGGATTTGCGATAACTATAAGAAGGATCCATTG GCTCAAATGATTGTAGAAAATGTTCACCTTCATATATTGCCATCATTGAATCCAGATGGCTTTTCAATTAGGAAACGTAATAATGCAAACGATGTTGATCTGAATCGCGACTTCCCTGACCAG TTCTCTCCCGTAAATGATGACTTGAGTTTGAGGCAACCTGAAACTAGGGCAATTATGACTTGGCTGAGAGATACACGATTCACAGCGTCGGCTACTCTACACGGG GGTGCGCTGGTCGCAAATTTTCCATGGGATGGTACGGAGGATAGGAG GAAATACTATTATGGATGTCCTGATGATGAGGCATACCGGTTCTTGGCACGTATATATAGCAAATCTCACCGTAATATGTCTTTGAGCAAAGAATTTAAGGAAGGAATCACAAATGGAGCATCATG GTACCCAATTTATGGTGGTATGCAAGATTGGAATTACATATATGGAGGATGCTTTGAATTGACTCTGGAAATAAGCGACAACAAGTGGCCTAGAGCCCCAGAG CTTCCTACCATTTGGGATTACAATAGAAAGAGCATGCTGAATCTTGTTGCAAGCATAGTGAAg ACAGGAGTTCATGGACGGATCTTTTCATTAGACCAGGGAAAGCCACTGCCTGGGCTTGTTGTGGTCAAGGGAATCAACTATACG GTTAAAGCTCATCAAGAATACGCAGACTACCATCGTTTGCTTGCACCTGGACAGATATATGAAG GAATCCGATTGAGTTCTTATCA TCACAGCATCATCCCCGGGATACAAGCCGAAAACAGCAAGTGTTTGGTTAGGTGA
- the LOC104751006 gene encoding peroxidase 12, whose amino-acid sequence MAKGYSTRVLTFLMLISLMAVTLNLVSSTAEAKERRRDVPIVKGLSWSFYQKACPKVENIIRKELKKVFKRDIGLAAAILRIHFHDCFVQGCEASVLLAGSASGPGEQSSIPNLTLRQQAFVVIDNLRALVQKKCGQVVSCSDVLALAARDSVVLSGGPDYAVPLGRRDSLAFASQETTLNNLPPPFANASQLIADFANRNLNITDLVALSGGHTIGIAHCPSFTDRLYPNQDPTMNKSFANNLKRTCPTANSSNTQVNDIRSPDVFDNKYYVDLMNRQGLFTSDQDLFVDKRTRGIVESYAIDQQRFFEDFTVAMIKMGQMSVLTGTQGEIRSNCSARNTRSFMSVLEEGIEEAITMI is encoded by the exons atGGCAAAGGGTTATTCGACACGTGTGCTAACGTTTCTGATGCTGATCTCGCTAATGGCGGTGACACTGAACCTTGTGTCTTCTACTGCAGAGGCAAAGGAGCGGAGGAGAGATGTTCCTATAGTGAAAGGTCTCTCATGGAGCTTTTACCAGAAAGCATGTCCGAAAGTCGAAAACATTATCCGAAAAGAGCTCAAGAAAGTCTTCAAGAGAGATATTGGTTTAGCCGCAGCCATCCTTCGTATACATTTCCATGACTGCTTCGTTCAG GGATGTGAAGCATCAGTGCTGCTAGCTGGATCAGCAAGTGGACCAGGAGAACAATCATCAATCCCGAACCTGACACTCCGTCAACAAGCCTTTGTTGTCATTGATAACCTTCGTGCCCTTGTCCAGAAAAAGTGCGGTCAAGTCGTCTCTTGCTCTGACGTCCTCGCTCTCGCGGCTCGAGACTCCGTCGTCCTA TCAGGAGGGCCAGACTATGCTGTGCCACTTGGGCGACGCGACTCACTAGCGTTCGCGAGTCAGGAGACCACATTAAATAACTTACCACCACCGTTTGCCAACGCGAGCCAGCTCATCGCCGACTTCGCCAACAGAAACCTCAACATCACCGACCTAGTGGCACTCTCTGGCGGTCACACCATCGGAATTGCGCATTGTCCGTCTTTCACAGACCGACTCTACCCGAACCAAGACCCAACCATGAACAAGTCCTTCGCCAACAACCTCAAACGCACTTGTCCCACCGCGAACTCGAGCAACACGCAAGTGAATGACATAAGGAGCCCCGACGTGTTCGACAACAAGTACTACGTTGATCTCATGAACCGACAAGGGCTATTCACTTCCGACCAAGATCTTTTCGTAGACAAGAGGACACGTGGCATCGTGGAGAGTTATGCGATCGACCAGCAACGgttttttgaagattttactGTGGCGATGATCAAGATGGGTCAGATGAGTGTCTTGACTGGGACACAAGGAGAGATCCGTTCCAACTGTTCAGCAAGAAACACCCGAAGTTTCATGTCAGTCTTGGAAGAAGGCATAGAAGAAGCTATTACCATGATCTAA
- the LOC104753783 gene encoding uncharacterized protein LOC104753783, giving the protein MRNQTLCLKLLWRLFSSDSLWAKWMRNNKIKDDVFWLIDEKKQCSWTWKALLHLRPLAIRFLKSEVGNGKLVSFWFDRWTPFGQLIQFLGPSGPSLTGIPLRSIVASASSPEGWILRPARSPQAKLLHIHLTTIVSPSLSSYQDIFFWSSNDDESVSFSIKKTWEALRERHDPQRWTEHIWYKGAIPRLYPEIREHLFLNCEFSEEI; this is encoded by the exons ATGCGGAACCAAACCCTCTGCTTAAAGCTTCTTTGGAGATTATTCTCATCCGACTCACTCTGGGCAAAATGGATGAGgaacaataaaataaaggatGATGTGTTTTGGCTTATAGACGAAAAGAAACAGTGTTCGTGGACTTGGAAAGCGCTGCTACACCTTCGACCTCTGGCCATCCGTTTCTTGAAAAGTGAAGTAGGAAATGGCAAATTGGTTAGTTTCTGGTTTGATCGGTGGACTCCTTTTGGCCAACTAATTCAGTTTCTGGGCCCCTCAGGACCGAGCCTCACAGGAATACCTCTTCGCAGTATTGTGGCATCTGCGAGCTCTCCTGAAGGGTGGATTCTGCGTCCAGCGAGGTCCCCTCAAGCAAAGCTGTTACACATACATCTCACAACAATTGTTTCACCTTCGTTATCCTCATACCAAGACATCTTCTTTTGGAGTTCAAATGATGATGAGTCCGTCTCTTTTTCTATCAAGAAAACCTGGGAAGCTTTACGAGAAAGACACGACCCGCAACGTTGGACAGAACACATATGGTACAAGGGAGCTATTCCAAG ACTTTACCCTGAAATTCGTGAACACTTATTCCTCAACTGTGAGTTCAGTGAAGAGATCTGA
- the LOC104751007 gene encoding carboxypeptidase SOL1-like isoform X3, producing the protein MINLRFVHRLLFLTAIYIFLPPTAARGGHSDYINPGYGNFSFHGIARNLFAQEELRPSLELTRGYMTNDDLEKAMKDFTKRCSKISRLYSIGKSVNGFPLWVIEISDRPGEIEAEPAFKYIGNVHGDEPVGRELLIRLANWICDNYKKDPLAQMIVENVHLHILPSLNPDGFSIRKRNNANDVDLNRDFPDQFSPVNDDLSLRQPETRAIMTWLRDTRFTASATLHGGALVANFPWDGTEDRRKYYYGCPDDEAYRFLARIYSKSHRNMSLSKEFKEGITNGASWYPIYGGMQDWNYIYGGCFELTLEISDNKWPRAPELPTIWDYNRKSMLNLVASIVKTGVHGRIFSLDQGKPLPGLVVVKGINYTVKAHQEYADYHRLLAPGQIYEGIRLSSYQYDIRVVHYYVMSR; encoded by the exons ATGATCAATCTCAGATTCGTCCACCGCCTCCTATTTTTGACGGCGATCTATATCTTCCTTCCTCCGACCGCCGCTAGAGGCGGTCACTCCGACTATATCAACCCAG GTTATggaaattttagttttcatgGTATTGCGAGGAACTTATTTGCTCAAGAAGAGCTTCGACCGAG TTTGGAATTAACTCGAGGTTACATGACAAATGATGATCTTGAGAAAGCAATGAAAGATTTCACCAAAAGATGTAGCAAGATCTCGAGATTATACAG CATCGGAAAGAGTGTCAATGGATTTCCTTTG TGGGTCATAGAGATTTCAGACAGACCTGGAGAGATAGAGGCTGAACCTGCATTCaag TACATTGGGAATGTACATGGAGATGAACCTGTAGGGCGTGAGCTCTTAATACGTCTTGCAAACTGGATTTGCGATAACTATAAGAAGGATCCATTG GCTCAAATGATTGTAGAAAATGTTCACCTTCATATATTGCCATCATTGAATCCAGATGGCTTTTCAATTAGGAAACGTAATAATGCAAACGATGTTGATCTGAATCGCGACTTCCCTGACCAG TTCTCTCCCGTAAATGATGACTTGAGTTTGAGGCAACCTGAAACTAGGGCAATTATGACTTGGCTGAGAGATACACGATTCACAGCGTCGGCTACTCTACACGGG GGTGCGCTGGTCGCAAATTTTCCATGGGATGGTACGGAGGATAGGAG GAAATACTATTATGGATGTCCTGATGATGAGGCATACCGGTTCTTGGCACGTATATATAGCAAATCTCACCGTAATATGTCTTTGAGCAAAGAATTTAAGGAAGGAATCACAAATGGAGCATCATG GTACCCAATTTATGGTGGTATGCAAGATTGGAATTACATATATGGAGGATGCTTTGAATTGACTCTGGAAATAAGCGACAACAAGTGGCCTAGAGCCCCAGAG CTTCCTACCATTTGGGATTACAATAGAAAGAGCATGCTGAATCTTGTTGCAAGCATAGTGAAg ACAGGAGTTCATGGACGGATCTTTTCATTAGACCAGGGAAAGCCACTGCCTGGGCTTGTTGTGGTCAAGGGAATCAACTATACG GTTAAAGCTCATCAAGAATACGCAGACTACCATCGTTTGCTTGCACCTGGACAGATATATGAAG GAATCCGATTGAGTTCTTATCAGTATGATATTAGAGTTGTCCATTATTATGTTATGAGCAGATGA
- the LOC104751007 gene encoding carboxypeptidase SOL1-like isoform X1: MINLRFVHRLLFLTAIYIFLPPTAARGGHSDYINPGYGNFSFHGIARNLFAQEELRPSLELTRGYMTNDDLEKAMKDFTKRCSKISRLYSIGKSVNGFPLWVIEISDRPGEIEAEPAFKYIGNVHGDEPVGRELLIRLANWICDNYKKDPLAQMIVENVHLHILPSLNPDGFSIRKRNNANDVDLNRDFPDQFSPVNDDLSLRQPETRAIMTWLRDTRFTASATLHGGALVANFPWDGTEDRRKYYYGCPDDEAYRFLARIYSKSHRNMSLSKEFKEGITNGASWYPIYGGMQDWNYIYGGCFELTLEISDNKWPRAPELPTIWDYNRKSMLNLVASIVKTGVHGRIFSLDQGKPLPGLVVVKGINYTVKAHQEYADYHRLLAPGQIYEVTASSPGYKPKTASVWLGDNAVTADFILIPEESSRGNLLRSNCDCDCKSCGQPLLAHFFTETNNGITLTLIVVVVFLCFLLQRRVRFNLLKQKQSSRRPITV; encoded by the exons ATGATCAATCTCAGATTCGTCCACCGCCTCCTATTTTTGACGGCGATCTATATCTTCCTTCCTCCGACCGCCGCTAGAGGCGGTCACTCCGACTATATCAACCCAG GTTATggaaattttagttttcatgGTATTGCGAGGAACTTATTTGCTCAAGAAGAGCTTCGACCGAG TTTGGAATTAACTCGAGGTTACATGACAAATGATGATCTTGAGAAAGCAATGAAAGATTTCACCAAAAGATGTAGCAAGATCTCGAGATTATACAG CATCGGAAAGAGTGTCAATGGATTTCCTTTG TGGGTCATAGAGATTTCAGACAGACCTGGAGAGATAGAGGCTGAACCTGCATTCaag TACATTGGGAATGTACATGGAGATGAACCTGTAGGGCGTGAGCTCTTAATACGTCTTGCAAACTGGATTTGCGATAACTATAAGAAGGATCCATTG GCTCAAATGATTGTAGAAAATGTTCACCTTCATATATTGCCATCATTGAATCCAGATGGCTTTTCAATTAGGAAACGTAATAATGCAAACGATGTTGATCTGAATCGCGACTTCCCTGACCAG TTCTCTCCCGTAAATGATGACTTGAGTTTGAGGCAACCTGAAACTAGGGCAATTATGACTTGGCTGAGAGATACACGATTCACAGCGTCGGCTACTCTACACGGG GGTGCGCTGGTCGCAAATTTTCCATGGGATGGTACGGAGGATAGGAG GAAATACTATTATGGATGTCCTGATGATGAGGCATACCGGTTCTTGGCACGTATATATAGCAAATCTCACCGTAATATGTCTTTGAGCAAAGAATTTAAGGAAGGAATCACAAATGGAGCATCATG GTACCCAATTTATGGTGGTATGCAAGATTGGAATTACATATATGGAGGATGCTTTGAATTGACTCTGGAAATAAGCGACAACAAGTGGCCTAGAGCCCCAGAG CTTCCTACCATTTGGGATTACAATAGAAAGAGCATGCTGAATCTTGTTGCAAGCATAGTGAAg ACAGGAGTTCATGGACGGATCTTTTCATTAGACCAGGGAAAGCCACTGCCTGGGCTTGTTGTGGTCAAGGGAATCAACTATACG GTTAAAGCTCATCAAGAATACGCAGACTACCATCGTTTGCTTGCACCTGGACAGATATATGAAG TCACAGCATCATCCCCGGGATACAAGCCGAAAACAGCAAGTGTTTGGTTAGGTGACAACGCTGTTACCGCTGATTTCATTCTCATCCCAGAAGAAAGCTCCCGAGGCAATCTACTGAGAAGCAACTGTGACTGTGACTGTAAAAGCTGCGGTCAGCCGCTACTAGCACACTTTTTCACAGAGACGAATAACGGAATCACGCTTACGCTTATCGTGGTAGTAGTGTTCCTGTGTTTTTTGTTGCAAAGAAGGGTGAGATTTAACCTCTTGAAGCAAAAACAATCCTCTAGAAGACCGATAACAGTATGA